The following proteins come from a genomic window of Sorex araneus isolate mSorAra2 chromosome 1, mSorAra2.pri, whole genome shotgun sequence:
- the FASTKD3 gene encoding FAST kinase domain-containing protein 3, mitochondrial isoform X1: MALITLRRTLAQRPGLGLHGAAWALKDPPVSGLHRVAAVRPGRPGRFRVRFHHACCQKFHSENGHDPGGPAPSAVQDPDATPQDVRSVDAQLFHQRLDGCASSQEVLRFLEPLSVLPDTLAASALRRICELEQGAGDRADGTLPGQVQESHVFHALCVPFQRAPTSLSDSGLLTALQALALLCEGLQSAKSSLLLDLLAEAQRRLQARTLDVRSLCVLGEILVKLRGPGCPFKLIICQLQDKKLEEFAPEDVVALYRILQACPEKLDQHQPFLNRINTFALSVASQLSPTQISQVLTALVVLDQTQALPLVIKLGKGVVRLIPRFTDAELGRVLEAFIHFGHSDRFFTQGLERHVASRSPSLDPEVLGQILGYCSRKQILSTPILNAAADTLLCQVEKLPPAQVCDFLEPFGKLNYVPPNASALFGKLESRLLSQFKTFPPKTLLKLLHSCSLLEFHPVNFMAKLFSPYFLQQLQGGDPHLDRLALARLTQLFLTSLLECPFYKGPRLLPQFRVNSLLTPCCSLESPMEFPLYKSVMLGLIELLGARWYFASKVLSPYCYTLDVEIKLDEEGFVLPFTVNEDVHRRLVLCIDGPKRFCVNCRHLLGAEATKQRHLRLLGYQVVQIPFYEIEMLKSKFELVDYLQRKLFPQRTGMHW, translated from the exons ATGGCCTTGATCACCTTGCGGAGGACCCTGGCGCAGCGGCCCGGCTTGGGGCTCCACGGCGCTGCGTGGGCGCTGAAGGACCCGCCCGTGAGTGGCCTGCACCGGGTAGCCGCTGTCCGGCCAGGCCGGCCCGGGCGCTTCAGGGTCAGGTTCCACCACGCCTGCTGTCAAAAGTTCCACTCGGAAAACGGACATGACCCAGGCGGACCCGCGCCCTCTGCCGTCCAGGACCCGGACGCAACGCCGCAGGATGTGCGCAGCGTGGACGCGCAGCTGTTCCATCAGAGGCTGGACGGCTGCGCTTCTTCTCAAGAGGTCCTGCGGTTCCTCGAGCCGCTGTCCGTGCTGCCCGACACCCTGGCCGCCAGCGCGCTGCGGCGCATCTGTGAGCTGGAGCAGGGAGCTGGGGACAGGGCGGACGGAACGCTGCCCGGCCAGGTCCAGGAGAGCCACGTCTTCCACGCCCTGTGTGTGCCCTTCCAACGGGCGCCCACCAGCCTGTCCGACAGCGGGCTGCTGACCGCTCTGCAAGCCCTCGCTTTGCTGTGTGAGGGGCTCCAGAGCGCTAAGAGCAGCCTGTTACTGGACCTGCTGGCCGAGGCCCAGCGTCGGCTCCAGGCGCGAACCCTGGACGTGCGCAGCCTCTGCGTCCTGGGGGAGATTCTCGTGAAATTGCGCGGCCCCGGGTGCCCCTTCAAGCTGATCATCTGCCAGCTCCAAGACAAAAAGTTGGAGGAGTTCGCCCCCGAGGACGTGGTGGCCCTCTACCGCATCCTGCAGGCCTGTCCCGAGAAGCTGGACCAGCACCAGCCCTTCCTCAATCGCATCAACACCTTCGCTCTCTCCGTCGCTTCCCAGCTGAGCCCCACGCAGATCAGCCAGGTGCTcacagccctggtggtgctcgatcAAACGCAGGCGCTCCCGCTGGTCATCAAGCTGGGCAAGGGCGTGGTGAGGCTCATCCCGCGTTTCACCGATGCGGAACTGGGCAGAGTCTTGGAGGCCTTCATCCACTTTGGACACAGTGACAGGTTCTTCACACAAGGCCTGGAGCGGCATGTCGCCTCCCGGTCCCCATCTCTGGACCCCGaggtcctgggccagatcctggGCTACTGCAGCCGGAAACAGATCCTGTCCACACCCATCCTGAACGCCGCTGCGGATACGCTCCTCTGCCAGGTGGAGAAGCTGCCgccggcccaggtgtgtgactTCCTCGAGCCATTCGGGAAGCTCAACTATGTGCCGCCCAACGCCTCTGCCTTGTTCGGGAAGCTGGAAAGCAGGCTCTTGTCCCAGTTCAAGACTTTCCCCCCGAAAACGCTGTTGAAGCTTCTCCACTCCTGTTCGCTGCTCGAGTTTCATCCCGTCAACTTCATGGCGAAGCTCTTCAGCCCTTATTTTCTCCAGCAGCTGCAGG GCGGGGACCCCCACCTGGACAGGCTGGCCCTGGCCCGGCTGACGCAGCTCTTCCTCACCTCCCTCCTGGAATGTCCTTTCTACAAG ggccccaggctccTTCCACAGTTCCGGGTGAATTCGCTGCTGACGCCCTGCTGCTCGCTGGAGAGCCCCATGGAGTTCCCGCTCTACAAGTCCGTGATGCTCGGCCTCATCGAGCTCCTGGGAGCAAGGTGGTATTTCGCGTCCAAAGTGTTAAGCCCCTATTGTTACACGCTAG ACGTGGAGATCAAGTTAGACGAGGAGGGGTTCGTGCTGCCCTTCACGGTGAATGAAGACGTCCACAGAAG gcTCGTGCTGTGCATCGATGGCCCCAAGAGGTTCTGTGTGAACTGCCGCCACCTGCTGGGCGCCGAGGCCACCAAGCAGCGCCACCTCCGCCTGCTGGGCTACCAGGTGGTCCAG
- the FASTKD3 gene encoding FAST kinase domain-containing protein 3, mitochondrial isoform X2 produces MALITLRRTLAQRPGLGLHGAAWALKDPPVSGLHRVAAVRPGRPGRFRVRFHHACCQKFHSENGHDPGGPAPSAVQDPDATPQDVRSVDAQLFHQRLDGCASSQEVLRFLEPLSVLPDTLAASALRRICELEQGAGDRADGTLPGQVQESHVFHALCVPFQRAPTSLSDSGLLTALQALALLCEGLQSAKSSLLLDLLAEAQRRLQARTLDVRSLCVLGEILVKLRGPGCPFKLIICQLQDKKLEEFAPEDVVALYRILQACPEKLDQHQPFLNRINTFALSVASQLSPTQISQVLTALVVLDQTQALPLVIKLGKGVVRLIPRFTDAELGRVLEAFIHFGHSDRFFTQGLERHVASRSPSLDPEVLGQILGYCSRKQILSTPILNAAADTLLCQVEKLPPAQVCDFLEPFGKLNYVPPNASALFGKLESRLLSQFKTFPPKTLLKLLHSCSLLEFHPVNFMAKLFSPYFLQQLQGGDPHLDRLALARLTQLFLTSLLECPFYKGPRLLPQFRVNSLLTPCCSLESPMEFPLYKSVMLGLIELLGARRGDQVRRGGVRAALHGE; encoded by the exons ATGGCCTTGATCACCTTGCGGAGGACCCTGGCGCAGCGGCCCGGCTTGGGGCTCCACGGCGCTGCGTGGGCGCTGAAGGACCCGCCCGTGAGTGGCCTGCACCGGGTAGCCGCTGTCCGGCCAGGCCGGCCCGGGCGCTTCAGGGTCAGGTTCCACCACGCCTGCTGTCAAAAGTTCCACTCGGAAAACGGACATGACCCAGGCGGACCCGCGCCCTCTGCCGTCCAGGACCCGGACGCAACGCCGCAGGATGTGCGCAGCGTGGACGCGCAGCTGTTCCATCAGAGGCTGGACGGCTGCGCTTCTTCTCAAGAGGTCCTGCGGTTCCTCGAGCCGCTGTCCGTGCTGCCCGACACCCTGGCCGCCAGCGCGCTGCGGCGCATCTGTGAGCTGGAGCAGGGAGCTGGGGACAGGGCGGACGGAACGCTGCCCGGCCAGGTCCAGGAGAGCCACGTCTTCCACGCCCTGTGTGTGCCCTTCCAACGGGCGCCCACCAGCCTGTCCGACAGCGGGCTGCTGACCGCTCTGCAAGCCCTCGCTTTGCTGTGTGAGGGGCTCCAGAGCGCTAAGAGCAGCCTGTTACTGGACCTGCTGGCCGAGGCCCAGCGTCGGCTCCAGGCGCGAACCCTGGACGTGCGCAGCCTCTGCGTCCTGGGGGAGATTCTCGTGAAATTGCGCGGCCCCGGGTGCCCCTTCAAGCTGATCATCTGCCAGCTCCAAGACAAAAAGTTGGAGGAGTTCGCCCCCGAGGACGTGGTGGCCCTCTACCGCATCCTGCAGGCCTGTCCCGAGAAGCTGGACCAGCACCAGCCCTTCCTCAATCGCATCAACACCTTCGCTCTCTCCGTCGCTTCCCAGCTGAGCCCCACGCAGATCAGCCAGGTGCTcacagccctggtggtgctcgatcAAACGCAGGCGCTCCCGCTGGTCATCAAGCTGGGCAAGGGCGTGGTGAGGCTCATCCCGCGTTTCACCGATGCGGAACTGGGCAGAGTCTTGGAGGCCTTCATCCACTTTGGACACAGTGACAGGTTCTTCACACAAGGCCTGGAGCGGCATGTCGCCTCCCGGTCCCCATCTCTGGACCCCGaggtcctgggccagatcctggGCTACTGCAGCCGGAAACAGATCCTGTCCACACCCATCCTGAACGCCGCTGCGGATACGCTCCTCTGCCAGGTGGAGAAGCTGCCgccggcccaggtgtgtgactTCCTCGAGCCATTCGGGAAGCTCAACTATGTGCCGCCCAACGCCTCTGCCTTGTTCGGGAAGCTGGAAAGCAGGCTCTTGTCCCAGTTCAAGACTTTCCCCCCGAAAACGCTGTTGAAGCTTCTCCACTCCTGTTCGCTGCTCGAGTTTCATCCCGTCAACTTCATGGCGAAGCTCTTCAGCCCTTATTTTCTCCAGCAGCTGCAGG GCGGGGACCCCCACCTGGACAGGCTGGCCCTGGCCCGGCTGACGCAGCTCTTCCTCACCTCCCTCCTGGAATGTCCTTTCTACAAG ggccccaggctccTTCCACAGTTCCGGGTGAATTCGCTGCTGACGCCCTGCTGCTCGCTGGAGAGCCCCATGGAGTTCCCGCTCTACAAGTCCGTGATGCTCGGCCTCATCGAGCTCCTGGGAGCAAG ACGTGGAGATCAAGTTAGACGAGGAGGGGTTCGTGCTGCCCTTCACGGTGAATGA
- the MTRR gene encoding methionine synthase reductase: MRRFLLLYATQKGQAKAIAEEIRERAAAQGFSAELHCLSESGKFDLRTERAPLVVVVSTTGTGDPPDSARAFVRDIQDQSLPADSLSHLRYALLGLGDSEYTYFCNGGKIIDRRLQELGARHFYDTGHADDCVGLELVVEPWIAGLWAALSEHVMSGGAEEMPGGLPAPDTPSQDASGLASRLQLLSVGEARGEDLGPPDPPAAAAAPPEASLARSVPPLSLAELTVPALPPAYLQVRLQETPGQEESSAPVTVTSSPVFRVPITKAAQLTASDAVKTALMVEVDIAQADFSYQPGDAVDVLCPNGEAEVQSLLQRLQLAGRAEHRVLLELRADTRKKGATLPPHVPAGCSLRALLTWCVDIRATPKKAFLRALADCTGDEAERRRLQELCSRQGAADYGRWVRDAGAGLGDLLRAFPSCRPPLELLLEHLPKLQPRPYSCASSSLRRPGRLRFVFNVVEFASGAWAGAVRRGLCTGWLAGLVGPMLARDGAGGGGAPAPEIFISPRAANAFRLPQDPSVPVIMVGPGTGVAPFIGFLEHREKLQEQLPEGPFGATWLFFGCRHRERDYLFRDELRRFQKLGVLTHLHVSFSRDAPADGEAAPARYVQDHLRRQGAQLAHALLQERGCIYVCGDAKNMARDVNEALVEVLSRAAGLTSLQALDALATLREERRYLQDVWA; encoded by the exons ATGCGGAGGTTTCTGCTGCTCTACGCGACGCAGAAGGGGCAGGCCAAGGCCATCGCGGAGGAGATCCGAGAGCGAGCCGCGGCGCAGGGCTTCTCGGCAGAGCTGCACTGCCTCAGCGAGTCTGGCAAG TTCGACCTGAGGACCGAGCGCGCCCCCCTCGTGGTGGTCGTCTCCACCACGGGCACCGGAGACCCCCCGGACTCGGCCCGCGCTTTCGTCAGGGACATCCAGGACCAGAGCCTGCCCGCCGACAGCCTCTCGCACCTGCGCTACGCGCTGCTGG ggctGGGTGACTCGGAGTACACCTACTTCTGCAACGGCGGCAAGATCATCGACCGGCGGCTGCAGGAGCTCGGAGCCCGGCACTTCTATGACACCGGGCACGCGGACGACTGCGTGGG CCTAGAGCTCGTGGTCGAGCCGTGGATCGCCGGGCTTTGGGCCGCGCTGTCGGAGCACGTCATGTCTGGCGGAGCAGAGGAGATGCCCGGGGGTCTCCCGGCGCCGGACACCCCCTCCCAGGACGCGTCGGGCCTCGCGTCGCGGCTGCAGCTTCTCAGCGTGGGCGAGGCGCGGGGGGAGGACCTGGGGCCTCCGGACCCCCCGGCGGCCGCCGCTGCCCCACCCGAGGCCTCGCTGGCCCGCTCGGTGCCGCCGCTATCGCTGGCCGAGCTCACggtgcccgccctgccccccgcctaCCTCCAGGTGCGGCTGCAGGAGACTCCGGGCCAG GAGGAGAGCTCAGCACCGGTGACAGTGACATCGAGTCCGGTGTTCCGGGTCCCGATTACGAAGGCGGCTCAGCTGACGGCCAGTGACGCAGTGAAAACTGCCCTCATGGTGGAAGTGGACATCGCG CAGGCGGACTTCTCCTACCAGCCCGGGGACGCCGTGGACGTCCTCTGCCCCAACGGCGAGGCCGAGGTGCAGAGCCTGCTGCAGCGGCTGCAGCTGGCCGGCCGGGCGGAGCACCGCGTCCTCCTGGAGCTCAGGGCCGACACCCGGAAGAAAG GCGCCACCTTGCCACCGCACGTCCCCGCGGGCTGCTCGCTTCGGGCCCTCCTGACCTGGTGCGTGGACATACGGGCGACCCCGAAGAAG GCGTTCCTGCGGGCCCTGGCGGACTGCACCGGCGATGAGGCCGAGAGGCGCCGGCTGCAGGAGCTGTGCAGCCGGCAGGGCGCGGCCGACTACGGGCGCTGGGTGCGGGACGCGGGCGCCGGGCTCGGGGACCTGCTGCGGGCCTTTCCGTCCTGCCGGCCGCCGCTCGAGCTACTGCTGG AACATCTCCCGAAGCTGCAGCCCCGGCCGTACTCCTGCGCCAG CTCCAGCCTGCGCCGGCCCGGGCGGCTCCGCTTTGTCTTCAACGTGGTGGAGTTCGCGtccggggcctgggcgggggccGTGCGCCGGGGGCTGTGCACCGGCTGGCTCGCGGGCTTGGTGGGCCCCATGCTGGCGCGCGACGGAGCAGGCGGCGGGGGAGCCCCGGCCCCCGAG ATCTTCATCTCTCCCCGAGCTGCCAACGCCTTCCGCCTCCCGCAGGACCCCTCTGTCCCTGTCATAATGGTGGGCCCGGGAACCGGCGTAGCACCCTTCATCGGCTTCCTGGAGCACAG GGAGAAGCTGCAGGAGCAGCTCCCCGAGGGACCCTTCGGCGCCACGTGGCTGTTTTTCGGCTGCAGACACCGCGAGCGGGATTACCTGTTCAG AGACGAGCTCCGGCGTTTCCAGAAGCTCGGCGTCCTCACGCACCTGCACGTGTCCTTCTCGAGGGACGCGCCTGCGGACGGGGAGGCGGCGCCCGCGCGCTACGTGCAGGACCACCTGCGGCGGCAAGGCGCCCAGCTGGCCCACGCCCTCCTGCAGGAGCGTGGCTGCATCTACGTGTGCGG CGACGCCAAGAACATGGCCCGGGACGTGAACGAGGCCCTGGTGGAGGTCCTGAGCCGGGCGGCGGGGCTGACCAGCCTGCAGGCCCTGGACGCGCTGGCCACACTGCGGGAGGAGCGGCGCTACCTGCAGGACGTCTGGGCGTAG